In one window of Falco cherrug isolate bFalChe1 chromosome 10, bFalChe1.pri, whole genome shotgun sequence DNA:
- the DISP2 gene encoding protein dispatched homolog 2, producing the protein MEAAPGPPRREQRPEGTRRGRGPAEPREKQNAGPCQTCLAMPEIGNTEPSYSGTSWERICPVHHCPIPASPRLGGDHLPSSSHTLGPVSTQSNGQVPSSSQDSQQQHLYYPCNQHEPQGSYSLPQLPGHGQRPVLCSHLSSSDPMPASHHEASESPWKQWSPRQRRPVQHHVVTVRHDKAFRMPKSYSQLIAEWPIAVLVLCSVMAVVCTVAGLLVGNLPDFSEPLMGFEPRDTDIGRKLVVWRNVESHTGYKKTFSLSPYAKKKSYDDIGINRGQKAAQGEQEARTRRMVEQIYRADGFFCGPPEKSYSQLVFMSTTAGSLWNLQAIQSMCQIEQDKIRSHVHFRDLCQRTETNECCPSWSLGNYIAVLYNRSSCLEITQGDISHTLALLRACAPDYHKGILTPSCIGPETVRQKHSQCAQVPEKCTRFNAIYQLLHFLVDRDFLSPQTIEYQVPSLKYSLLFLPTRKGASMMGIYLDNLESWDLFDNYTSITGMDLGLKQKLFQHYLLLDTKYPVLAILAIFLSISFYLRSVFITLMILLAVVSSLMISYFLYKVAFRFTYFPFVNLTAVIILSSICANHTFVFFDLWNLSKNQNPSAGLSQWVSQTMHHFAYLTVASCFTMGAAFYASYISNIIAIRCFAIYMGTSVLVNLLFMMTWLPSSAVLYERYIATTCTYKPEDYWNNTGHKRVALSLHYILRSLQNTLSETSKLLFEKLLPCGVIKFRYIWICWFAALAIGGAYISCSNPKLKLPTLETSSVQVFRLSHPFERYDSEYCHQFMFERLEHGEGQRMPVTIVWGILPLDNGDHLDPKSNGTLVTDVTFTIQNPDAQKWLLEFCQKVKNKTFYYPDTEQKSTVCFMEEFLRWMDSRQCSQRDHSFNLCCNQFSFPYGSEVFLHCIKMMLLEQGREGAEMYDLGLRFDGEGNLAALVLQFQTVYHYSFNYSKAKQFYEEISLWVAEEMKTAPVGLQNGWFTSKLELYNLQHSLSTETMVVMGLSIAISFVVLLLTTWNVLLSIFSVTAIAGTVLVTIGLLVLLEWQLNAVESLFISAAVGLSVDFTVNYCISYHLCPHSDRLSRVAFSLKQMSCATAMAASALFSAGVIMLPATVLAYRKLGIFIMMIKCISCGFASFFFQSLCCFFGPEKNCGQILWPCAHTMKDYSDDSGLNGSFSCGGSEKQNRLRKVQESNTANEQYELQPLSRKLSDSFDNSTSTSKLSNRPSVLSEDIQAEDNRCPRIGMHPSLEREMQNLQETLRDQQVGLCQCPALQTSSPYKHSNSEGENHRERLCQDCRCRKYGLQAWDGSGLDHIQLAGMKEEGQLNKSQCSSDTAQQQSDYTSDNSHLPAADTYKIHRCLCSLGSSFDMLNISSETSISDFEQGLKLAESASSCPDVLELSDSYSQTERGYLNRKRDTLRLDLRETVFDITPAASQQNSSSWKNRFGLGSEGPVVLPNSQPDMPDVWIKRSSAQSSGYNS; encoded by the exons agaaaaacaaaatgcaggaCCTTGCCAGACCTGTCTCGCTATGCCAGAGATCGGGAACACCGAGCCCAGCTACAGTGGCACTTCCTGGGAACGAATCTGCCCGGTCCATCACTGCCCCATTCCTGcctcccccaggctggggggagaCCACTTGCCCTCCTCCAGCCACACGCTCGGGCCAGTCTCCACCCAGTCCAATGGCCAGGTACCATCGAGCTCCCAGgactcacagcagcagcatctgtatTACCCCTGCAACCAGCATGAGCCCCAAGGCAGTtacagcctgccccagctccctgggcatgGCCAGAGGCCTGTGTTGTGTTCCCACCTTTCCAGCAGTGATCCCATGCCAGCTTCCCACCATGAGGCCTCGGAAAGCCCCTGGAAACAGTGGTCCCCCAGGCAGCGACGGCCGGTGCAGCATCACGTTGTAACAGTCAG acaTGACAAAGCTTTCAGGATGCCAAAAAG TTATTCTCAACTGATTGCGGAGTGGCCCATCGCCGTCCTGGTGCTGTGTTCAGTGATGGCTGTGGTTTGCACAGTAGCTGGCTTGCTTGTTGGGAATTTGCCTGACTTTTCAGAACCTTTAATG GGTTTTGAGCCACGAGATACTGACATCGGCAGAAAGCTCGTTGTGTGGAGGAATGTAGAGAGCCATACAGGCTACAAGAAgaccttttccctttctccctaTGCCAAGAAGAAAAG CTATGATGATATTGGCATCAACAGAGGACAGAAGGCTGCTCAGGGAGAACAAGAAGCCAGGACACGGAGAATGGTGGAGCAAATCTACAGAGCGGATGGTTTCTTTTGTGGTCCCCCAG aaaagagCTATTCCCAGCTGGTTTTTATGTCCACAACTGCTGGGAGCTTATGGAACTTGCAAGCTATTCAGTCCATGTGTCAAATTGAACAAGACAAG ataCGCTCACATGTTCATTTTAGAGACCTCTGCCAACGTACTGAAACCAATGAATGCTGCCCAAGCTGGTCTCTGGGGAACTACATTGCTGTCCTGTACAATAGGTCTTCGTGTTTGGAGATAACCCAAGGAGATATTTCCCATACCCTGGCTCTCCTTCGTGCCTGTGCTCCAGACTACCACAAAGGTATCCTCACTCCATCTTGCATAGGTCCTGAGACTGTGAGACAGAAACACTCTCAGTGTGCCCAAGTCCCAGAAAAATGTACCCGCTTCAATGCCATTTACCAGCTTCTTCACTTCTTGGTTGACAGAGACTTTCTTAGTCCCCAGACAATTGAGTACCAAGTGCCATCTCTCAAATACAGCCTGCTATTTTTGCCTACAAGGAAAGGTGCATCTATGATGGGGATCTACTTAGACAATCTTGAATCCTGGGATCTGTTTGATAACTACACATCTATCACTGGAATGGACCTGGGCCTTAAACAGAAACTATTCCAGCACTATCTTTTACTGGATACTAAATATCCAGTCCTGGCAATATTAGCTATTTTTctaagcatttctttttatttacgCTCAGTCTTTATTACCTTAATGATCCTGCTCGCTGTTGTCAGTTCTTTAATGATCTCCTATTTCTTGTACAAGGTGGCCTTCAGATTCACCTATTTCCCTTTTGTAAACCTGACAGCAGTCATCATTCTCAGCAGCATTTGTGCCAACCACACCTTTGTCTTCTTTGACCTCTGGAACCTCAGCAAGAACCAGAACCCTTCCGCTGGGCTTTCTCAGTGGGTGAGTCAAACCATGCACCATTTTGCATATCTCACGGTGGCATCTTGCTTCACAATGGGCGCTGCCTTCTACGCCAGCTACATTAGCAATATCATAGCCATCCGCTGCTTTGCTATTTACATGGGCACCTCCGTGCTGGTGAATCTGCTGTTCATGATGACTTGGCTTCCTTCTTCGGCTGTGCTGTATGAGCGCTACATAGCAACGACCTGCACTTACAAGCCAGAAGACTACTGGAACAATACTGGTCATAAGAGAGTCGCTCTCTCCCTCCATTACATTCTCAGGAGTCTCCAGAACACACTGTCTGAAACCTCCAAGCTGCTGTTTGAAAAGCTTCTACCTTGTGGGGTCATCAAGTTTCGGTACATCTGGATCTGCTGGTTTGCTGCCTTAGCAATAGGAGGTGCCTACATCTCCTGTTCCAACCCCAAACTCAAACTCCCGACTCTCGAGACGTCGTCTGTCCAGGTGTTCAGACTGAGCCACCCCTTCGAAAGGTACGATTCTGAGTACTGCCACCAGTTCATGTTTGAGAGGCTGGAGCATGGAGAAGGGCAGCGTATGCCTGTCACAATAGTCTGGGGCATTCTGCCCCTGGATAACGGGGACCATTTAGATCCAAAAAGCAATGGCACCCTAGTGACAGATGTCACCTTCACAATCCAAAACCCTGATGCCCAGAAGTGGCTCCTTGAATTCTGCCAAAAAGTGAAGAACAAAACTTTCTATTACCCTGACACAGAGCAGAAATCTACAGTGTGCTTCATGGAGGAGTTCCTCAGGTGGATGGACAGTCGCCAGTGCTCCCAGCGAGACCACAGCTTCAACCTTTGCTGTAaccagttttctttcccttacgGAAGCGAAGTCTTCCTACACTGCATCAAAATGATGCTCCTGgaacagggcagggaaggggcagaaaTGTACGATCTGGGCCTCAGGTTTGACGGGGAGGGAAATCTCGCTGCCTTAGTGCTGCAGTTTCAAACTGTTTATCACTATAGCTTCAACTACAGCAAAGCCAAACAATTCTATGAGGAAATCAGCCTCTGGGTagcagaggaaatgaaaactgcCCCTGTGGGGCTTCAGAATGGATGGTTTACCAGTAAACTAGAGCTGTACAACCTCCAGCACAGTCTCAGCACAGAAACAATGGTGGTCATGGGGCTCTCCATAGCCATTTCctttgtggtgctgctgctcactACCTGGAATGTTCTCCTTAGCATTTTCTCTGTTACTGCCATTGCGGGCACTGTCCTGGTAACCATCGGCCTTTTGGTCCTCTTGGAGTGGCAGCTCAATGCAGTGGAGTCTCTCTTCATTTCAGCTGCAGTAGGTCTCTCCGTTGACTTTACTGTCAACTACTGCATCTCCTATCATCTTTGCCCCCATTCTGACCGCCTGAGCCGAGTGGCCTTCTCCCTGAAGCAGATGAGCTGTGCCACGGCCATGGCAGCTTCTGCTCTCTTCTCTGCAGGGGTCATTATGTTGCCTGCCACGGTCCTGGCATATAGGAAGCTGGGGATATTCATCATGATGATCAAGTGTATCAGCTGTGGGTTTGCCAGCTTCTTCTTCCAgtccctgtgctgcttcttcGGCCCAGAGAAGAACTGTGGGCAGATCCTTTGGCCTTGTGCCCACACCATGAAAGACTATTCTGATGACTCCGGGCTGAACGGAAGCTTTTCCTGTGGGGGGAGTGAGAAGCAAAACCGGTTGCGGAAGGTCCAGGAGTCCAACACTGCAAACGAGCAATACGAGCTCCAGCCCTTGTCCAGAAAACTCAGTGACAGTTTTGACAACAGCACTTCCACAAGCAAGTTGTCCAACCGGCCATCAGTGCTCTCTGAAGACATACAAGCTGAAGACAACAGGTGCCCCAGAATAGGAATGCATCCCTCCCTTGAAAGAGAGATGCAGAATCTGCAGGAGACCCTTAGAGACCAGCAGGTTGGCCTGTGCCAGTGTCCTGCTTTGCAAACTTCCTCTCCTTACAAGCACAGCAATTCAGAAGGAGAAAATCACCGGGAGAGACTCTGCCAAGACTGTCGATGTCGGAAGTATGGTCTGCAAGCTTGGGATGGGTCTGGGCTGGACCATATCCAGCTGGCTGGCATGAAAGAAGAAGGGCAGCTCAATAAATCACAGTGCTCTAGTGacactgcccagcagcagtCAGATTATACCTCAGACAACAGCCATCTTCCTGCTGCTGACACCTACAAAATTCACAGATGCCTTTGTTCTCTTGGCAGCTCTTTTGACATGCTCAACATCTCCAGTGAGACGTCGATTAGCGATTTTGAGCAAGGCCTAAAGCTTGCTGAATCTGCCAGTTCTTGTCCTGATGTCTTAGAGCTGTCTGA